The following proteins come from a genomic window of Populus alba chromosome 12, ASM523922v2, whole genome shotgun sequence:
- the LOC118049050 gene encoding uncharacterized protein produces MSMAIASFQQSFLSNAIITPLLHKPKTNFLNSVPIVSCNYSRDDPKDSCSRKTVDQLAKFAVVTLAAGVLTVGSVGDASAAKSGGRVGGQAFRSSAPRSAPRINNNSRTNIYVNPPVAPPLVGGYGYGYGVPFYGGWGWSPFSFFAPGPSVAVGIGGGFETLVFFVFIGAMAAVVRRFFGSRDEDDY; encoded by the exons ATGTCCATGGCTATAGCATCATTTCAACAGAGCTTCCTATCCAACGCAATCATCACTCCATTACTCCATAAACCCAAAACGAATTTCTTAAACTCAGTTCCCATTGTCTCGTGCAACTACTCCCGAGATGACCCAAAAGATTCTTGCAGCAG GAAAACTGTGGACCAATTGGCAAAGTTTGCCGTGGTGACACTAGCAGCTGGGGTGCTTACAGTGGGGTCTGTTGGTGATGCATCAGCTGCCAAGTCTGGTGGCAGAGTTGGTGGTCAAGCCTTCCGGTCATCAGCTCCTCGGTCAGCTCCTAGAATCAACAATAATTCGAG GACCAATATATATGTCAATCCACCAGTGGCCCCTCCTTTAGTTGGTGGATATGGGTATGGCTACGGTGTACCATTCTACGGTGGCTGGGGCTGGTCTCCATTTTCATTCTTTGCACCAGGTCCTAGTGTTGCCGTTGGCATTGGAGGTGGGTTTGAAACTCTTGTATTCTTTGTGTTTATTGGTGCCATGGCGGCTGTTGTCAGGAGGTTCTTTGGATCAAGAGATGAAGATGACTACTGA
- the LOC118049078 gene encoding transcription factor bHLH146, giving the protein MEEQMSAKRRAVYSLEPNVIGKTLLDRNYVNHLVSALMKIKEDDKCGHDSELQKPVRYEVDMALVMSTPGLAWSQTLKSRLHKNINAGRFHDSHRDNSFASLKCPSMHGPRILKNDANDHGSPRLSRANYNAIAKMRISSSPNGKAKTNKNLKRARSKKEEAKQSEEKQIGSRVANLRSLLPGGMEMGDDELFSKMGSYITGLEMQVNILRCLVDGES; this is encoded by the coding sequence ATGGAGGAACAAATGAGTGCTAAACGAAGAGCTGTGTATTCTCTTGAGCCAAACGTGATAGGGAAAACACTGCTTGATAGAAATTACGTGAACCATTTGGTTTCAGCTCtaatgaagattaaagaagatGACAAATGTGGTCATGACTCTGAGCTACAAAAACCAGTGAGATATGAAGTTGATATGGCTTTGGTGATGTCCACCCCAGGGTTGGCTTGGAGTCAAACTTTGAAAAGTAGGCTTCACAAAAATATCAACGCAGGTAGATTTCATGACTCTCATCGTGATAATTCTTTTGCCTCATTGAAATGTCCTTCAATGCATGGCCCTCGCATTCTGAAAAACGATGCTAATGACCATGGTTCACCAAGGTTGTCACGTGCTAATTATAACGCCATTGCTAAAATGAGAATTTCTTCTAGCCCTAATGGTAAAGCCAAGACAAACAAGAACTTAAAGAGGGCCAGAAGcaagaaagaagaagcaaagcAAAGTGAGGAAAAGCAAATTGGAAGCCGGGTGGCCAATCTAAGATCTCTTTTGCCGGGTGGGATGGAGATGGGTGATGATGAATTGTTTAGCAAAATGGGAAGTTATATAACCGGTCTAGAGATGCAGGTGAACATTCTTAGGTGTCTAGTGGATGGAGAATCTTGA